CGTAAGCCAGGGGGCCGTCCCGACCGTTCGATTACATGCCCCCGGGAGGGGGTGTCTTTTCCCGGTCGGTACGCAAAAAGCTCTTTTCACCCGCTACCGGCAGGCGACCGGGGCGCGCAGGAGGTGGCAGATGGCGGCGGCGAGGGCGTCCGAGGCGTCGTCGGGGACGATTGGCGCGTCCAGCCCCAGTATCCGCTGCACCATGAACGCCACCTGCTCCTTGGCGGCCCCGCCGCGGCCGGTGACGGATTTTTTTATATCCCGGGGGGCGTACTCAAAAACGGGCACCCCGGCGCGTCTGGCGGCCAGGACCGCCACGCCCCGCGCGTGACCCAGAAGGATGGCCACCTTCGCGTTCTTGGCCGTGAAGACCGTCTCCACCCCCGCGGCCTCGGGCGCGAACCGGGACAGGACGGCGGTGAGCTCCAGGTAAATCCGCTCGAGGCGGTCGGCCAGCGGGTCGCCCGCCCGGGTGGGGATGCAGCCGTAGCCGAGGCAGTGGAAGCTCGATCCCCGACCTTCCACCACCCCCCAGCCGGTGCGGGTCAGCGAGGGGTCGAGGCCGATTACCCTCACTCTTCCAGCTCGAGGTCGTCGGGGATGTTGTAGTTTGTGGATACTTTTTGGACGTCCTCGTTGTCCTCGAGGGCCTCGAGGAGGCCGATGACCTTGCGCCCCTCCTCGCGGGGGAGGTCCACGGGGGATTTGCTCACGTAGGAGATGGAGCTTTCGAGGATGGGGAAGCCGCCCTTTTCGATGGCCTCGTGGACGTGGGAGTAGTCGGCGATCCGGGTGAGAACCTCGAAGAAATCGCCCTCGTCGGTGATGTCCAGGACGCCGGCCGCGAGACCCACCTCCATCAGGAGCTCCTCGTCGGCCTCCCGGTCCACGAGGATGAGCCCGCGCCGGTCGAAGGCGAAGCTGGCGGAGCCGGACTTGGCCATGCGTCCGCCGCGCTTCTCGAAGATGTGCCTGATCTCCGGG
The sequence above is drawn from the bacterium genome and encodes:
- the ruvC gene encoding crossover junction endodeoxyribonuclease RuvC, which translates into the protein MRVIGLDPSLTRTGWGVVEGRGSSFHCLGYGCIPTRAGDPLADRLERIYLELTAVLSRFAPEAAGVETVFTAKNAKVAILLGHARGVAVLAARRAGVPVFEYAPRDIKKSVTGRGGAAKEQVAFMVQRILGLDAPIVPDDASDALAAAICHLLRAPVACR
- a CDS encoding YebC/PmpR family DNA-binding transcriptional regulator; translated protein: MSGHSKWSTIKRKKGVKDARRGKIFTRLIREVTIAAREGGGDPDLNARLRAAISSATAENMPKENIQRAIMRGTGELPGVVIEEHLYEGYGPGGVAVLVEVITDNANRTTPEIRHIFEKRGGRMAKSGSASFAFDRRGLILVDREADEELLMEVGLAAGVLDITDEGDFFEVLTRIADYSHVHEAIEKGGFPILESSISYVSKSPVDLPREEGRKVIGLLEALEDNEDVQKVSTNYNIPDDLELEE